A segment of the Pseudalkalibacillus hwajinpoensis genome:
CTCCAGTTATTTATCAAAAGTTCGTTCCGGATGCACAAGAAGTAAGAGTTACTGTAATTGGAAATAACGTTTTTTCTGCGCTCATTCCCAAAAAGAGTCATACAGATGATTGGCATAGGGATGAAATTAAAGATGTAAAACTCATACCGATAGACATACCTGATGAATTAAAACAAAAATGTCTTTCTTATATAAGCTCAGTAAAACTGGACTACGGAGCATTTGATTTTATGTTAACTGAGGATAATGAGTTCATCTTTTTAGAAGTAAACCCAACAGGTGATTGGCGCTGGGTTGAAATATGTACAAATCAAGCTATCACAGACACGGTTGTAAACCACCTGATCCAGAAAGCAAAACGGTGTCTAAATTGAGCATAAAAATTAAATTGGTAGATAACATTGTCTTGTTCTGGGAAGGTGACGTACTCGTTTGTGACGATTATGTGCAGCATAAACAACATACTCTCAATCCATCAGTTATTGAGATTTTAGATTATTTTAAGAGTTGGAAAGATATAAATGAGATTTCCGAATTAAGAACAGAAGAAGATGATGATTATAAGGAAGTAATAAATACGATTGGCTATTTAATGAATGAGAAAATCTTAGTAACTAACGATGATCAAGGTAAACCTGATTTATCCCTCTGGAAAGAATGGGGAAAGGCCGCAGAGTATTTTCATTATTACTCACGAGGAGGCAAAAACGATTCGTACATTTTATCAACAGACGATTTCGAAAGACTTAAGAACAAAACAGAATACCAAAAGCCTCCAGAGATCACAAAAAATTATCCTAATTCCTTAAAAACAAGTTTGCCCCTTCCAATAGTCGATTATAAAAAATCTTTTTTAGATGTTCTATTTAATAGGCAAACCATTAGAACGTATAACCCTTCAGAATCAATAAATAAAGAGGAGTTGTCTTCCGCATTATACTACGTATGGGGAGCTGTCGCTTGCTGGTTAGATCAAGGCATGGGAAAAGCTTTATTGAAAACCAGTCCTTCTGGAGGTTCCAGGCACCCCATAGAAATTTACCCTTGTATCATGAACGTTGAAGGTGTTGAATCTGGTCTATATCATTATTCTGTGGAAAATCATGAACTCGAACTAATTGACAAACCAAATGATATTCGTAGCCTATGCAAAGAGATGTGCGGAGATCAAAAACATACTCAGTTGCCTGCAGTGGTCTTCTTTTATAGCGCAGTAATAGAAAGAGAAGTTTGGAAATATAGCGTTCCTAAGGCTTACAGAGCACTCTACATGGATCTCGGACATTTAAGCCAAACATTATATTTAGTAGCTTCTTATCTACAATTAGGTTGTTTTTATACCGCTGCACTGAGGGATGAGTTAGTTGAAGAAAAATTGAAATTAGATTGGACTAACGAAGTAGTTATTGGAGCATCGGGTATTGGAGCATTAACCGATGAAGTAAAGGGGCAAAATAACTTAGGCAGATTTGTTAGAAACGATGTAAATTACTAAAAATAAGCTATCGATTAGATAGCTTATTTTCAAATGAATATGGGAAGAATGTCCTCTTTATCATTCTGTTTAGTACTGTTTAATAATAAATTAGCAGCTTGTTGAAAGTCTTCTAATTCATAATGAACCTTGGACATCCTTTTTATAGCTACTTCTTCTCCCCACCATATATCATTGGATTCAAATATGTCAAAACCCTTCGTATAATTTTCGAGTGCTTTTTGATGGTTAGTTCTTATCATTTCAACATCTCCAAGTATTAAATAAGTATAGCCACGATATTGTTCTTCCAGCGGTTGTGATATTACTTCAAAACATGTTTTTTCTGACTCTCCATATTGTCCATTTAAATAAAAGGCTTGAGCTAATCCGGTTTTAGATAAGAGAACTCCCTTGGAATGTTTAATTCGTTCAAAAATTGAAATTGCCATTAAATATACTTCAATAGACTTTTGATAATTACTGAATTTCATATACAAATTGGCTAGGTTATTATAGACACTGGCTTTACTTTCAGAATCTTCAACGGACTCAAAGAAACTCAATGCCATTTTGTTAGATTTTTCTGCTTTTTCTAATTCATTGATTTCCTTATAACATAGAGCGAGTAATAAATTTATTTGTCCGGTCTTAACATATACATGTGTTTCTTGATTAATTACCTGGGCTTCTCGTAAAATTCTGATCGCTGAATGGTACTCCTTCATATTTAAATGAGCAAACCCTAGATTAATTAACAGAGATGTTTTAATAGCTCCACCAACCTTTTGCTGGATGGAAAATTCATAAGCATCATTTAACAACTTAAAAGCTTCAGCATGTTTCTCTAATTTGATCTTAGTATACCCAAGAGAATCCATCGCTCTTACTTTTTCTTTGTGACTTTGAGTTACATTCATTATATCTATGCTGATCTCAAAATTCTCCTCAGCGATTTCCCAGATTTCTTTATTTTCGGCAATCTTTCCTATGATCCAATAATATAAACCTCTATCATAATTACTTAAATCTTCGATGTCAGTTATCTCAGAAATAGTCCTTTGCGCATCAAGAAACTTTCCATTTTCAATTTTACTTTCGGCTAATACTATTTTTTGTTTAGTTTGAGAAGTTATCAACGCTTTATTCCGAGGCTCTTGAAAAAAGTCCTCGACGCTACACTCTAACTTTAATGCAAATTTCTCTAAAGTGTCATAAGAGGGTTGAAATGAACCCTTTTCAATTTGACTTAAATAACTTCGGGTAATTATATCCTCTGCTAAATCTTTTTGAGTAAATCCTTTCCCTTTTCGTAATTCCTTTATCCTTTGCCCAATAACAGACATTTTCATGTCCTCCATTTCAAAATTATATTCTATTTAAGTTCACTATAACATAGAATGATCATTACTTAAACAACTTAAACTTTCCGTGTATAAAATAATAATGTTCAATAAAGTAAATAAAATAGAATTAATCATTAAGTAGTTCGATTCTTTTTTAAGTATATTCCTATCAATGTTATTAGTTATTTGTTAAACTGATTTAAAGATATTAACGAAACTAAACAAAATAACAAGATAAGCATTAATGTTATATAAATTAAATAAGGGGGATGAAAAATGTTAAAGATGAAATTTCTTTCTGATTTAAAAACACTTCCATTAACTCTTAAATTCATGTTTGCTTTAAATTTTTTAGTGTCATTTTCTAAATTTATGGTAATTCCCTTCTTAGCAGTATTTTTTAAAAATGACTTATCAATGAGTGCCTCTGAAATTGGATTTTTACTTGGCCTTACCCCGCTAGCATCTATGATATTTAATTTATTAGGTGGAAGGTTAAGTGATGTTTATGGAATTAAAATACTATATGTAATTTCTTTGTTTGTCTCTGCTCTTACCATGGCGTTATATGGGGTATCAGTAAACTATTTATTCCTAGCATTTGTTTCTGTTTTCTCAGGGATTGGCTGGAGTATTTACAATTCAACTAACCAAGCTTTATTATCTAAATTCTCTCCCAAAGAGCTAATCCAAAAAACTTTTAATATCAATTATTGGTTTTTTAATTTAGGAGGCGTAGCTGGTCCTCTTGTTGGAGCAATACTTATTGGATATAGCAGTTTTAAAACCCCCTTATTTAGTTTTGCAGGTATCCTCTTTATTATCGCAATTATAGCAATGTTTGTAATCAAAATTAAGGGAAATGAAAAATCAGGAACAACAATTGAAGATCAAGACAATAAGTTAATTAGCAAGGAATTGGTTCATAAAATATTCAAGAACAAAAGTTTGCTCTTACTTTTCAGTTGTTATTTCCTACTTTATTTTATCGAATCACAAATGGATACTAATATTGTTCAATATGCAGAGGAATCATTTCAAAATGGAGTATTACTATTTGCGAAGTTACTTACTTTAAGTATGGTTTTGATCATTATTCTCCAACCTATCGTTGCTTTAGTCGGTGAGAAAATAAAAACCTCTGTTTTAGTTTGGACAGGAGGCTTAATGTATTTTACTGGTCCATTATTATTACTAGGTATCAACTCAGAATTTTTTTGGTATGCAGGTTTCACACTGATAACCTTAGGTGAGATTATTTTAGCTCCCACGCTACAAGCACAGATTGCTAAGCTACCTGATGATGGTTATAAAACAACCTACTTTTCCTTTGTAAACATGGGCGGTAATATGGCATTTTTTGTTGGACCTTGGATAGGCGGAATCATATTTGACAGCATATTTATCGGCATACTATTTGGAATTATGTCTGGAGCAGGTCTTTTAGCTTCTACATTAATTCTATTGGCTAATAAAAAACAAAAAACGAAAGTAGGTAATCTGAATTACACCAGTAAAACAGAACAAACAAGTTCTTCCTAATCTTTAAGATAGAATATATATTGAACAACGCTATTCTTCTTTAAAGAATAGCGTTGGTTTATTAAGAGTATTTTTAGCAAAAAAAAAGACAAGAGTTAACTTGTCGCAAGTTTAAATCCCCTGGTTATCTAGTTCTTGTCTTAGAATTTTTACGCCCGTAGAACTTAAAACTAGTTTCCCGTTACCATATGTTTTATTATCGTCATTAATCTCACCGGTAATTGCACATGCTAAATTTGACTTATGCTTTTCAAGAATGATCTTGTCATCATCTACAAGTATAGCTATTGGATCTTTTTCCTCTATCCCTAATGCTCTTCTTAACTCTATGGGAATAACGACTCTACCTAAACCATCAGTTTTGCGAACAATCCCTGTGCTTTTCAAATAGCTTCCCCCGATTCTCCCTAGTAATAAAATGCTTTAATTAACGAAATTTATATTTACTGATTCTATCTATAGTTCTTGTTTCTCCATTTTGTTTCTCTTCCACTGCATCTTCTTCTTCATTTTCTAGATTCAGTACTCGTAATCCTAATCCACTTAATAATTGAACTTCACCATCTATGGTTTTAGCAAATACAAATTCAGTATCGATCGTGTCTTTTCCCTCATACTTAAACGGTATAATTAATGCTGTAACATTGATAATTGGATAGTTTACTTCTTTCCATTCAGCCAGTAATACCTTGGATTTATCAAATACTAAATTCAACTTGCATCCTCTTTCATAGACTTCGCTTATCATGCCATCAGTTTCTTCTCGACAATCATTAGGATCTTCCACAAAATCATCTTTTCCGGATGTATTGTCATGATCAGCAGCAATGCTAACACTTATATCACGACCTGGAATAGATTCGCCAATTCTTTCAGTAATCATATTCTCTACTTTTTCATTGACCTCATCATCTTCAGAGGAGGTGAAATTTTGCTGTTCTTCCTCATACACGTTAAGTACTTCCTCAATCAAATGACGAACTGCATTCATATCATCACTGCTAAAAACACTTTCCTGAGAATTAGAATTTGAATTTGTTTCTTTGCTTAGTACTGACGTATTAGAATCGTTACTACAAGCTCCTAAAACCAATAGAAGAACGAATACTAAAGCCATCAAAGACA
Coding sequences within it:
- a CDS encoding SagB/ThcOx family dehydrogenase, which translates into the protein MSKLSIKIKLVDNIVLFWEGDVLVCDDYVQHKQHTLNPSVIEILDYFKSWKDINEISELRTEEDDDYKEVINTIGYLMNEKILVTNDDQGKPDLSLWKEWGKAAEYFHYYSRGGKNDSYILSTDDFERLKNKTEYQKPPEITKNYPNSLKTSLPLPIVDYKKSFLDVLFNRQTIRTYNPSESINKEELSSALYYVWGAVACWLDQGMGKALLKTSPSGGSRHPIEIYPCIMNVEGVESGLYHYSVENHELELIDKPNDIRSLCKEMCGDQKHTQLPAVVFFYSAVIEREVWKYSVPKAYRALYMDLGHLSQTLYLVASYLQLGCFYTAALRDELVEEKLKLDWTNEVVIGASGIGALTDEVKGQNNLGRFVRNDVNY
- a CDS encoding helix-turn-helix domain-containing protein, which encodes MSVIGQRIKELRKGKGFTQKDLAEDIITRSYLSQIEKGSFQPSYDTLEKFALKLECSVEDFFQEPRNKALITSQTKQKIVLAESKIENGKFLDAQRTISEITDIEDLSNYDRGLYYWIIGKIAENKEIWEIAEENFEISIDIMNVTQSHKEKVRAMDSLGYTKIKLEKHAEAFKLLNDAYEFSIQQKVGGAIKTSLLINLGFAHLNMKEYHSAIRILREAQVINQETHVYVKTGQINLLLALCYKEINELEKAEKSNKMALSFFESVEDSESKASVYNNLANLYMKFSNYQKSIEVYLMAISIFERIKHSKGVLLSKTGLAQAFYLNGQYGESEKTCFEVISQPLEEQYRGYTYLILGDVEMIRTNHQKALENYTKGFDIFESNDIWWGEEVAIKRMSKVHYELEDFQQAANLLLNSTKQNDKEDILPIFI
- a CDS encoding MFS transporter translates to MLKMKFLSDLKTLPLTLKFMFALNFLVSFSKFMVIPFLAVFFKNDLSMSASEIGFLLGLTPLASMIFNLLGGRLSDVYGIKILYVISLFVSALTMALYGVSVNYLFLAFVSVFSGIGWSIYNSTNQALLSKFSPKELIQKTFNINYWFFNLGGVAGPLVGAILIGYSSFKTPLFSFAGILFIIAIIAMFVIKIKGNEKSGTTIEDQDNKLISKELVHKIFKNKSLLLLFSCYFLLYFIESQMDTNIVQYAEESFQNGVLLFAKLLTLSMVLIIILQPIVALVGEKIKTSVLVWTGGLMYFTGPLLLLGINSEFFWYAGFTLITLGEIILAPTLQAQIAKLPDDGYKTTYFSFVNMGGNMAFFVGPWIGGIIFDSIFIGILFGIMSGAGLLASTLILLANKKQKTKVGNLNYTSKTEQTSSS
- a CDS encoding AbrB/MazE/SpoVT family DNA-binding domain-containing protein, giving the protein MKSTGIVRKTDGLGRVVIPIELRRALGIEEKDPIAILVDDDKIILEKHKSNLACAITGEINDDNKTYGNGKLVLSSTGVKILRQELDNQGI